Proteins encoded within one genomic window of Acidiferrobacter thiooxydans:
- a CDS encoding dienelactone hydrolase family protein — protein MGEMMSFKRPDGGLCDGYLAAPAAGGKAPGIVVIQEWWGINDQIKGVAERLAAAGYRALVPDLFRGKVTMEAKEAEHLMNGLDFADAASQDIRGAVQYLKATGSAKAGVTGYCMGGAVAVLAAAFVPESDAYVTWYGYPPLEYVDAARIKAPVLGHWATHDQFFAIAGVDALEARLKAAGVDFEFHRYDAKHAFANEEADSMKLPPLGYNPEAAELAWKRTLAFFAAHLR, from the coding sequence ATGGGTGAAATGATGAGCTTTAAGCGGCCGGACGGCGGCCTATGCGATGGTTATCTGGCGGCTCCGGCAGCGGGCGGCAAGGCGCCCGGGATCGTTGTGATCCAGGAATGGTGGGGCATCAACGACCAGATCAAGGGCGTTGCCGAACGCTTGGCCGCGGCCGGCTATCGGGCGCTCGTGCCGGATCTCTTTCGCGGTAAGGTAACGATGGAGGCCAAGGAGGCCGAGCACCTCATGAACGGGCTCGATTTTGCCGATGCCGCGAGTCAGGATATCCGCGGTGCCGTGCAATACCTGAAGGCGACAGGCAGCGCGAAGGCGGGTGTGACCGGATACTGCATGGGCGGCGCCGTGGCCGTCCTAGCCGCGGCATTTGTACCCGAGAGTGACGCCTATGTCACATGGTATGGGTACCCGCCGCTCGAATACGTCGATGCCGCGCGTATCAAGGCGCCCGTGCTCGGTCATTGGGCGACGCACGACCAGTTCTTCGCCATCGCCGGGGTCGACGCCCTGGAGGCGAGACTCAAGGCCGCCGGCGTCGACTTCGAATTCCACCGTTACGATGCCAAGCACGCGTTTGCCAACGAAGAGGCCGATTCCATGAAACTGCCGCCGCTTGGCTACAACCCCGAGGCCGCGGAGCTTGCCTGGAAGCGCACATTGGCGTTCTTTGCCGCCCATTTGCGGTGA
- the glk gene encoding glucokinase — MQNSDLLLIGDIGGTKTDVLVVSMSGGITQPLARAHLKSAEYPDLKTLLSEFLATAGLPVMRACLAVAGPVINGRAQLTNLPWEVDGAALCAELAFTSVDVLNDLAAIAHAIPVLQAADLKILNTGHAPDTATKAVIAPGTGLGEAFLVWDGGHYRPQPSEGGHTDFAPPTAALADLIPYLWRRYDHVSYEMVCSGIGIPRLYEFFRDQDPAREDPEFAAALAASADHTPLILNAALRTDAPCPICRAVVDAFLTILAAEAGNLALKVFALGGIYIAGGIPPRLLPLLDERRFVDAFCAKGRFAKLLSQIPVQVVVNPAATLMGTATYGWARMQHDL, encoded by the coding sequence ATGCAAAACAGCGATCTTTTGCTCATAGGCGACATCGGCGGGACCAAGACCGATGTCCTTGTCGTGTCTATGTCGGGCGGGATTACGCAGCCGCTCGCGCGTGCCCACCTCAAAAGCGCCGAATATCCGGACCTAAAGACCCTTTTGAGTGAATTTCTCGCGACTGCGGGACTCCCGGTGATGCGGGCCTGCCTGGCAGTCGCGGGTCCTGTCATAAACGGTCGCGCCCAGCTCACCAACCTCCCCTGGGAGGTCGACGGCGCGGCGCTGTGCGCGGAACTTGCGTTCACCTCTGTCGATGTCCTGAATGATCTCGCAGCCATCGCCCATGCCATTCCGGTGCTGCAAGCCGCCGATCTCAAGATCCTCAACACAGGTCATGCGCCGGACACTGCCACCAAGGCGGTCATCGCCCCCGGCACCGGCCTTGGCGAGGCGTTTCTTGTGTGGGACGGCGGGCACTACCGGCCGCAGCCCTCCGAGGGCGGCCACACCGACTTCGCGCCGCCCACCGCCGCGCTCGCCGATCTCATCCCCTACCTGTGGCGCCGCTACGATCATGTGAGCTACGAAATGGTGTGTTCGGGCATCGGCATCCCGCGGCTCTATGAATTCTTTCGCGACCAGGACCCGGCGCGCGAGGACCCGGAGTTCGCCGCGGCGTTGGCGGCGAGCGCAGACCACACACCGCTCATCCTGAACGCCGCATTGCGCACCGATGCGCCCTGCCCGATATGCCGGGCGGTGGTCGATGCCTTCCTGACCATCCTCGCCGCCGAGGCCGGCAACCTTGCCCTCAAGGTCTTTGCCCTGGGCGGCATCTACATCGCAGGCGGCATCCCCCCGCGGCTCTTGCCGCTCCTAGACGAGCGCCGATTCGTGGACGCCTTCTGCGCCAAGGGGCGCTTCGCGAAACTCCTCTCGCAGATCCCAGTCCAGGTGGTCGTCAATCCCGCCGCCACACTGATGGGGACGGCCACCTATGGATGGGCACGCATGCAACACGATCTGTAA
- the gnd gene encoding phosphogluconate dehydrogenase (NAD(+)-dependent, decarboxylating): MRMGMVGLGRMGANMAQRLMRAGHEVVGHARRRATVDSFMAEGGLGAYTLADLIDKLPAPRVVWCMVPAATVDALLTELVPLLAAGDIVVDGGNSFYQDDICRARELASKGLHYVDVGTSGGVWGGERGYCLMIGGEPSIMPVLDPVFRALAPGTTAAAPTPGRVAGQGSADLGYLHCGPHGAGHFVKMVHNGIEYGLMAAYAEGLNILKSAGVGAAAHGQDAETAPLRHPEHFQYDFNIAEVAELWRRGSVVSSWLLDLTAAALHDSPDLSGFAGRVADSGEGRWTVQAAVEEGVPAPVITAALYARFGSRGHADFADRVLAAMRYQFGGHVEKG; this comes from the coding sequence ATGCGCATGGGAATGGTCGGCTTGGGGCGCATGGGCGCCAACATGGCGCAGCGTTTGATGCGTGCCGGGCACGAGGTCGTGGGCCATGCCCGTAGGCGCGCGACCGTGGATAGCTTCATGGCGGAGGGGGGGCTTGGCGCCTATACGCTGGCCGATCTGATCGACAAGCTCCCCGCCCCGCGCGTCGTATGGTGCATGGTGCCGGCCGCCACCGTGGACGCCCTACTTACGGAACTCGTGCCCTTGCTGGCTGCCGGCGATATCGTCGTCGATGGCGGGAATTCCTTTTACCAGGATGATATCTGCCGTGCCCGCGAGTTGGCTTCCAAGGGTCTCCATTACGTCGATGTCGGTACGAGCGGCGGCGTGTGGGGTGGCGAGCGTGGCTATTGCCTCATGATCGGTGGGGAGCCGTCGATCATGCCGGTGCTCGATCCGGTATTCCGGGCGCTCGCGCCGGGCACGACCGCCGCCGCGCCGACCCCGGGTCGCGTCGCAGGCCAGGGTTCGGCGGACCTTGGCTATCTGCACTGCGGACCGCACGGCGCCGGTCATTTCGTGAAGATGGTACATAATGGCATCGAATACGGCCTCATGGCCGCCTATGCCGAGGGCCTCAACATCCTGAAGAGTGCCGGTGTCGGTGCCGCCGCCCATGGCCAGGATGCGGAGACCGCACCCCTGCGGCATCCCGAGCATTTTCAGTACGATTTCAATATAGCTGAGGTCGCGGAGCTCTGGCGGCGCGGGAGCGTGGTCAGTTCGTGGCTGCTCGATCTCACGGCGGCGGCCCTACATGATAGCCCCGATCTGTCGGGATTTGCCGGCCGTGTGGCGGATTCCGGCGAGGGGCGTTGGACGGTGCAGGCGGCAGTCGAGGAGGGCGTGCCGGCGCCGGTCATAACCGCCGCCCTGTACGCGCGGTTCGGCTCGCGGGGGCATGCCGATTTTGCCGACCGGGTGTTGGCCGCCATGCGTTATCAGTTTGGTGGACATGTCGAGAAAGGTTGA
- the pgi gene encoding glucose-6-phosphate isomerase, translated as MDDRWGTARDEGVGGAGRGVAALASNAQWRALKDHFALVKDLTLRALFEADPDRGTALAAEGAGLYLDYSKNRVTRETVRLLCDLARARGLEAWRDAMFQGERINITEDRSVLHVALRAPRGTVIKVDGCDVVPEVHEVLAQMSAFADKVRDGRWTGYSGKRIRTVINIGIGGSYLGPEMACQALRPFADPAIAVRFVANVDSEALRAATADLDPAETLFIVCSKTFTTEETMTNARSARQWCVAGLGSDAAVAAHFVAVSTNAAEVARFGIDAAHMFVFWDWVGGRYSLGSAVGLALMIAIGPERFREMLAGFRDMDEHFQSAPLECNLPVLMGMLSVWYNNFHGMETQAILPYAHGLARLPAYLEQLQMESNGKHVDLAGRPVTYQTGPIVWGEPGVDAQHSFYQLLHQGTKAVPCDLIGFCRSSADLPGHQDLLMANLLAQAEALAFGRPAAQLAEEGVPAAQIPYRVCEGNRPTTIVLGEALTPRVLGALIALYEHSVFTQGVVWGIDSFDQWGVELGKVLARRIASEIRGGIGEGAHDSSTRALIGRYLARRTGS; from the coding sequence TTGGACGATCGATGGGGTACCGCGCGTGACGAGGGTGTAGGCGGCGCCGGACGGGGGGTCGCGGCGCTTGCGAGCAACGCCCAATGGCGGGCGCTGAAGGACCATTTTGCGCTTGTGAAGGATCTCACCTTGCGCGCCCTGTTTGAGGCCGACCCGGATCGCGGCACGGCGCTGGCCGCCGAGGGCGCCGGCCTCTATCTCGATTATTCCAAAAACCGTGTGACACGTGAGACAGTGCGATTGCTCTGTGACCTGGCGCGCGCGCGCGGACTCGAGGCGTGGCGCGATGCCATGTTTCAGGGGGAGCGCATCAACATCACGGAGGACCGGTCGGTCTTGCATGTGGCCCTGCGCGCCCCCCGTGGGACCGTGATCAAGGTGGATGGATGTGACGTCGTCCCGGAGGTCCATGAGGTGTTGGCGCAGATGTCGGCGTTCGCCGACAAGGTGCGCGACGGTAGGTGGACTGGCTATAGCGGCAAGCGCATCCGCACGGTGATCAATATCGGCATCGGCGGCTCCTACCTCGGCCCGGAAATGGCCTGCCAGGCGCTGCGGCCGTTCGCCGATCCGGCGATCGCCGTGCGCTTCGTGGCTAACGTCGACTCCGAGGCGTTGCGTGCTGCGACCGCGGACCTGGACCCCGCGGAGACCCTTTTCATCGTCTGTTCCAAGACCTTTACGACCGAGGAGACCATGACCAATGCGCGCAGTGCGCGCCAATGGTGCGTGGCCGGGCTGGGCTCTGACGCGGCAGTGGCCGCGCATTTCGTCGCGGTCTCGACCAACGCGGCGGAGGTCGCGCGCTTTGGCATCGATGCCGCCCATATGTTCGTATTCTGGGACTGGGTCGGGGGACGGTACTCCCTGGGTTCGGCGGTCGGCCTGGCGCTTATGATCGCCATCGGGCCCGAGCGGTTCCGGGAGATGCTCGCCGGCTTTCGCGACATGGATGAGCACTTCCAGTCGGCGCCGCTCGAATGTAATCTGCCGGTGCTCATGGGGATGCTGTCTGTGTGGTACAACAATTTCCATGGCATGGAGACCCAGGCGATATTGCCCTATGCGCACGGGCTGGCGCGTCTGCCGGCCTATCTGGAGCAGTTGCAGATGGAGAGCAACGGCAAGCACGTCGATCTCGCCGGACGGCCGGTGACCTATCAGACCGGTCCGATCGTGTGGGGCGAGCCCGGGGTCGACGCCCAGCACTCGTTCTATCAGCTGCTGCACCAGGGAACCAAGGCCGTGCCCTGCGACCTGATCGGATTTTGCCGCTCATCCGCCGATCTGCCGGGTCACCAGGACCTTTTGATGGCCAACCTTCTGGCTCAGGCCGAGGCCCTGGCCTTTGGGCGCCCGGCGGCGCAGCTTGCCGAAGAGGGCGTGCCGGCGGCGCAGATCCCCTATCGGGTGTGCGAGGGCAATCGCCCGACCACTATCGTTCTCGGCGAGGCCTTGACGCCGCGTGTGCTGGGCGCGCTCATTGCGCTTTATGAACACAGCGTGTTTACGCAGGGTGTGGTGTGGGGTATCGATTCCTTCGATCAGTGGGGGGTGGAGCTTGGCAAGGTGCTTGCGCGGCGCATCGCCTCCGAGATCCGCGGCGGCATCGGCGAGGGTGCCCACGACAGCTCCACCCGTGCCCTGATCGGCCGTTATTTGGCGCGCCGCACCGGGAGTTGA
- the glgC gene encoding glucose-1-phosphate adenylyltransferase — MDQAPRFVSQLTRNTLALILAGGRGSRLKHLTMWRAKPAVPFGGKFRVIDFPLSNCVNSGIRRIGVLTQYKAHSLIHHIQKGWGTLRGDFGEFVELLPAQQRIESSWYAGTADAVYQNLDIVRNHDPDYVLILAGDHVYKMDYGPMIAHHVRKGADLTVGCVHVPLDRASDFGVMATDDMGRIVRFDEKPADPIPTVAGGNTALASMGIYVFSARFLYEQLVKDADTKASRHDFGHNVIPGAIDRYRVMAYAFSGDGSGQSAYWRDVGTLDAYWEANMELVGVTPELNLYDTSWPIWTYQEQYPPAKFIFDEDDGRRGMAVDSMVSGGCVISGARIRHSLLFSAVHAHSYAEVIDSVVMGSVDIGRHSRIRRAIIDKGCRIPEGSVIGWDHDEDARRYHVTPEGVVVVTPEMLGQELHYVR; from the coding sequence ATGGATCAGGCCCCCCGATTTGTAAGCCAGCTTACCCGCAACACCCTGGCGCTCATCCTTGCCGGCGGCCGCGGGTCGCGGCTGAAGCACCTGACGATGTGGCGCGCGAAACCGGCAGTGCCGTTCGGGGGCAAGTTCCGGGTCATCGATTTCCCGCTGTCGAATTGCGTGAACTCGGGCATCCGGCGCATCGGGGTCTTGACCCAATACAAGGCCCACTCCCTCATCCATCATATCCAGAAAGGCTGGGGGACCTTGCGCGGGGATTTCGGGGAGTTCGTGGAACTTTTACCGGCGCAGCAGCGTATCGAGTCCTCGTGGTACGCGGGGACCGCCGATGCGGTCTACCAGAACCTCGATATCGTGCGCAATCATGACCCGGATTACGTCCTGATCCTGGCCGGCGATCATGTCTACAAGATGGATTACGGGCCGATGATTGCCCATCATGTGCGCAAAGGCGCAGACCTCACCGTAGGCTGCGTGCATGTCCCACTCGATCGCGCGAGCGATTTTGGGGTCATGGCCACAGACGACATGGGGCGCATTGTGCGCTTCGACGAGAAGCCAGCCGATCCGATACCGACCGTCGCGGGTGGCAACACCGCACTCGCTTCCATGGGAATTTATGTGTTTAGCGCACGCTTCCTCTATGAGCAGCTTGTCAAGGATGCCGATACCAAGGCCTCGCGGCATGATTTCGGGCATAACGTGATTCCCGGGGCCATAGATCGGTACCGGGTCATGGCCTATGCCTTCTCGGGCGATGGCAGTGGACAATCGGCCTACTGGCGCGACGTCGGCACGCTGGATGCCTACTGGGAGGCCAACATGGAGTTGGTCGGCGTGACCCCGGAGCTCAACCTGTATGACACCTCCTGGCCGATCTGGACCTATCAGGAGCAGTATCCGCCGGCCAAGTTCATCTTCGATGAGGATGACGGGCGCCGCGGCATGGCCGTGGACTCCATGGTGTCGGGCGGCTGTGTGATCTCTGGGGCGCGTATCCGTCATTCGCTGTTGTTTTCGGCGGTGCATGCGCATTCCTACGCGGAGGTGATCGATTCGGTGGTCATGGGCAGTGTCGACATAGGCCGGCATAGCCGTATCCGGCGCGCGATCATCGACAAAGGGTGTCGCATACCTGAGGGCAGTGTCATAGGCTGGGATCACGACGAGGACGCACGCCGTTATCATGTGACGCCGGAAGGGGTCGTCGTGGTGACGCCCGAGATGCTGGGCCAGGAATTGCATTATGTCCGGTGA
- a CDS encoding glycoside hydrolase family 57 protein, producing MSGDDRLNLVLCWHMHQPQYRRLSDGQYQQPWVYLHAIKDYVDMAAHIESVPGARAVVNFSPVLLDQIADYGQQLQAYLRERTPLRDPLLAALAGHWPPPGPERAALIAACLKANKARVIDRFPAFKRLVALAAPVVADPGLSGYLDCHYLRDLVVWYHLGWFGETVRRADARIAPLLQRGEGFDEESAITVLRVAEEILTGLVPRYRRLAESGQVELSFTPYTHPIVPLLLDFAVAREAQPDVRLPVAPHYPGGEARARWQIRAGQEAFARHFGFAAAGCWPAEGGLSAQMLALLDDAGIKWTASGERVLRHSLQAGGKDGGHGQCHRIYGEPGRTVRCVFRDDGLSDLIGFSYADWHADDAVGNLISHLETIARAAQPGHAPLVAIIMDGENAWEYYPENGYYFLRALYERLVAHPQIHLTTFSQYIDEGHAPAMLPPLIAGSWVNGTFATWIGSPDKNRAWDILVQAKADYDRVMAQGRLSPEDAERASEALAVCEGSDWCWWFGDYNPRDTVQDFERLYRRHIADLYHILGEPPSPLAGEGFTQQGADRSERGGAMRSSGAL from the coding sequence ATGTCCGGTGATGACCGCTTGAATCTGGTGTTGTGCTGGCACATGCATCAGCCGCAGTACCGGCGCCTGTCCGATGGCCAGTACCAGCAGCCATGGGTGTATCTGCATGCCATCAAGGATTACGTCGATATGGCGGCGCATATCGAGTCGGTGCCAGGGGCGCGCGCCGTCGTCAATTTCTCACCTGTTCTGCTCGATCAGATTGCGGATTATGGGCAACAGCTGCAGGCCTATCTACGCGAGCGCACGCCGCTGCGCGATCCGCTGCTCGCGGCGCTCGCCGGTCATTGGCCGCCGCCTGGGCCGGAGCGCGCGGCGCTCATCGCGGCCTGTCTCAAGGCCAACAAGGCACGCGTGATCGACCGGTTCCCGGCGTTCAAGCGCCTGGTGGCGCTGGCCGCGCCCGTGGTCGCTGACCCCGGGCTTTCCGGTTACCTCGACTGCCATTATCTGCGCGATCTCGTCGTCTGGTATCACCTGGGCTGGTTCGGTGAGACGGTACGGCGCGCGGACGCGCGCATCGCCCCACTTCTGCAAAGAGGTGAGGGCTTCGACGAGGAGTCGGCGATCACCGTGTTGAGGGTGGCGGAGGAGATCCTGACCGGCCTCGTGCCTCGCTACCGGAGGCTTGCCGAAAGCGGACAAGTGGAGCTGTCGTTTACCCCCTACACGCACCCGATCGTGCCGCTTTTGCTCGATTTTGCGGTGGCGCGCGAGGCGCAGCCGGACGTGCGCCTGCCGGTCGCCCCGCACTATCCGGGCGGCGAGGCGCGGGCGCGCTGGCAGATCCGGGCAGGTCAGGAGGCCTTCGCTCGACATTTCGGGTTCGCTGCCGCCGGCTGCTGGCCGGCCGAGGGCGGTCTTAGCGCGCAGATGCTGGCGTTGCTTGATGACGCCGGGATCAAGTGGACGGCATCGGGTGAGCGTGTCCTGCGCCATAGTCTGCAGGCGGGCGGCAAGGACGGCGGCCATGGCCAGTGTCACAGGATCTATGGGGAGCCGGGGCGGACCGTGCGCTGCGTCTTTCGCGACGACGGCCTGTCGGATCTGATCGGGTTTTCCTATGCCGATTGGCACGCCGACGATGCCGTCGGCAACTTGATCTCGCACCTGGAGACCATCGCCCGCGCCGCGCAGCCCGGTCACGCGCCGCTGGTCGCAATCATCATGGATGGGGAGAATGCCTGGGAGTATTACCCCGAGAACGGGTACTACTTCCTGCGTGCGCTCTACGAGCGATTGGTGGCCCACCCACAGATCCATCTCACGACCTTCTCGCAATATATCGATGAGGGCCATGCCCCGGCCATGCTTCCGCCGCTCATCGCCGGTAGCTGGGTGAATGGCACCTTCGCGACCTGGATCGGCAGCCCCGACAAGAACCGTGCCTGGGACATCCTCGTCCAGGCGAAGGCCGACTATGATCGCGTCATGGCCCAGGGTCGGCTGTCACCCGAGGACGCCGAGCGCGCCAGCGAGGCGCTGGCGGTATGCGAGGGCTCCGACTGGTGCTGGTGGTTCGGCGATTATAATCCGCGCGATACGGTGCAGGATTTCGAGCGTCTGTATCGCCGCCACATCGCCGACCTCTATCACATCCTCGGTGAGCCGCCATCTCCGCTTGCCGGGGAGGGGTTCACTCAGCAGGGCGCAGACCGCTCCGAGCGCGGTGGTGCCATGCGTTCGTCCGGGGCGCTATGA